The proteins below are encoded in one region of Deltaproteobacteria bacterium:
- the cdd gene encoding cytidine deaminase → MDPLLQKALEVRKHAYSPYSKFSVGAALEAFDGTIYTGCNVENGFWLAICAERTALVKAISEGAKKFKRIAIVADTPGPVSPCGVCRQMLAEFAPDLEFLLANTKGQTEKVTLSQLLPKAFTFSAK, encoded by the coding sequence ATGGATCCCCTTTTACAAAAAGCTTTGGAAGTGCGTAAGCACGCCTATTCTCCCTATTCCAAATTTTCCGTGGGAGCCGCTTTGGAAGCCTTCGATGGCACCATTTACACAGGCTGTAATGTTGAGAATGGATTTTGGTTGGCTATCTGTGCCGAGAGAACAGCGTTGGTGAAAGCCATTTCCGAAGGCGCAAAAAAATTCAAACGGATTGCAATCGTCGCTGACACACCCGGACCGGTTTCTCCCTGTGGTGTTTGTCGCCAAATGCTTGCCGAGTTTGCCCCAGACTTGGAATTTCTTTTAGCAAACACAAAAGGTCAAACCGAAAAAGTCACACTCTCCCAACTTCTTCCAAAAGCATTCACGTTTAGCGCCAAATAA